Part of the Deltaproteobacteria bacterium genome, CGTCACCGCCATCTCTTGTCTAACCGAATCTTGCCGGCGCACTGCCGGCAAGATCCAGAAACTTGCCAGCCCTAAAGCCAGGCAACCGACACCGCAAATAAGATACAGCAAATCGGTGCCGCCATGGTCGACGAGCCAACCTGAGGTCGCGTTGGAAGCGATGCCGGCGATGCCGGCGCTGACCATCGAGAGCACGCCTTGCGCGGTCGACCGCAGCTTTTCCGGCGCGACGACGTCGAGATAGAGCGGGCTGCCGAGGTTGAGCCCGACGACGGTAATGCCGTGCAGCGCCTGGACGGCGAATAACAGCACTGGGTCGTGAACCAGCGCGCATAACAGCCAACGCGCCCCGCCCACTAAAACACCGACAGTGAGCATGCCGCGCGCACCGAGCCGCTTGATGCCGCTGCCGGTGAGCAAAACCAACGGGATCTCGATTGTCAGCATCAAGATCCACATGCTGCGAATAGTCTCGACGTCGCCGCCGCGCGATCGGACAAAGAGTGGAAACAGCCACATCGGCCCATGCATGAGAAAATTAGCCACCAGAGAAAAGAACAAGAAGCGCAGGAACGCGCGGTTGTGCAACAGCTCGCGCCAATCGCCGCGCGCCGCGCGCATGGCCACCGCGCCCTTGCTTGGCAGGAACCAGGCGATTACGGCGGAAACAAATACCAACGCTGCGGTGACAGGGAACATGAGCTCTAGCCCGGGCTGAGCAAGCTGCGTCGGCGCGGCCGAACCCGGCGCGCCATAGTGTTTGAGTATCCACGGAAAGATCAGCACCAATGCGAAGAAACCGATGGTGCCCCAGACCCGCACATGACCGAAGGCGTGCCGTCCCGCACTGCGTAGAATCGCCAAGCTAACCGAAGTCATCAGAGGAAAAACTGCCGTGCCGACCAACGCCAGCGCGACCATCGCGATCACAATGGATGAAAAGCCGCGCGCTACGCCGAGCCAGAGATAGCCAAACGCTGTGCCCAGTGTGAGAAGCGCGAGTGTCCGCCCGCGCGCGCCGGTGCGGTCGGCAATTTGCCCCCAGAGGGGCTGAGCGATCATGCCGATTAGCGGCGAGATCGCCAGCACGATGCCCACCTGCGAGCCGGTCAGACCGGCGTTCTCACGCAGGTACAAACTGAACAATGGATAGAAAATCCCCAGCGAGCCAAAATAAGTAAACCAGAAAAGAGTCAGCGGTATCGAACGCCACATTGCGAAGATGATAACATCCAATTGCGCCATCTACGACGGCGAATTGGAAAGATGAGCTGCGATTTAGCAAAAACGATCCATACGATCGGACATTCAACGCGAACGATCGATGATTTTCTCGCCTTGCTCGATGCCCACAGGGTTGAGTTGTTAATCGACGTGCGCCGCTGGCCGATGTCGCGGCGTCATCCCCACTTTAATCGCGAAGCTTTGGCCGCAGCACTCAACGCCCAGCGCATCGACTACCTCTGGCGCCAAGACCTCGGCGGCTTTCGCAAGCCGGCACCGAATTCACCCAACACGGCGTGGCGCGTGGCGACGTTTCGGGCCTACGCCGATTTTATGT contains:
- a CDS encoding MFS transporter, giving the protein MAQLDVIIFAMWRSIPLTLFWFTYFGSLGIFYPLFSLYLRENAGLTGSQVGIVLAISPLIGMIAQPLWGQIADRTGARGRTLALLTLGTAFGYLWLGVARGFSSIVIAMVALALVGTAVFPLMTSVSLAILRSAGRHAFGHVRVWGTIGFFALVLIFPWILKHYGAPGSAAPTQLAQPGLELMFPVTAALVFVSAVIAWFLPSKGAVAMRAARGDWRELLHNRAFLRFLFFSLVANFLMHGPMWLFPLFVRSRGGDVETIRSMWILMLTIEIPLVLLTGSGIKRLGARGMLTVGVLVGGARWLLCALVHDPVLLFAVQALHGITVVGLNLGSPLYLDVVAPEKLRSTAQGVLSMVSAGIAGIASNATSGWLVDHGGTDLLYLICGVGCLALGLASFWILPAVRRQDSVRQEMAVTSETLT
- a CDS encoding DUF488 domain-containing protein, producing MSCDLAKTIHTIGHSTRTIDDFLALLDAHRVELLIDVRRWPMSRRHPHFNREALAAALNAQRIDYLWRQDLGGFRKPAPNSPNTAWRVATFRAYADFMLTEDFARIAEEIETLAGKQRIALMCAEAVPWQCHRQLLADAFLVRPWNVRHIMDNGCHPHKLPPYAQPEEKRIYYRGLL